In Drosophila miranda strain MSH22 chromosome XR, D.miranda_PacBio2.1, whole genome shotgun sequence, the genomic window TGCGCACCATGGAACTGATTCTGCGACAGAAATTAGATTCCGATCGGTCCAAGTACTTGCCACCGATAAAGCGCGGCGGATATATCGACATATATATGACTAGCTCAGGTTGGTCGAATTAGTTTAGTTACGCCCAGTTCCATTTGcaataaatataacaaaacaacaaaaaaaaaaaaacaaaaaaccccTCATACCTAAAAAACACCCACTACCCACTATATATTCGTACCACTTTTCCACCTGAAAATCCGAGAACAGTCTTTTAAAATTCCGCTGCTGGGCCTTGAGCGTCCGTGAAGTAATGTTATCCGTGCAAATGCGATTACACGGTGGTCGGTCCCAAGGCCTGAGAGAAATTTTCTATGCACCTACTATGTACAACACATCATGAATATAATCGGTTTGCCACCCAATCCACCCACccacctacatatgtacatatgtacatatatatagcgTTACATCCTAGCTAAATACGAATTACCTAGGACGTTCCTGCATGCTTGTTCCGTCACGCTACTAGTTTCGAAAGACGGCCTTCAAAGACGGCCCGGACCTTCTTTGTATTGTACTTATTCCCTCCTCTAAATGATTTATGataatttgtttttattttttaatttttgtataCTTTTTATTTCCATATATTCAAACGATCAATCCGATCTCTCATCTTCGCGCCATGAACAACCACATCTCGGGGCCACTTGCAATCCGACAACAAAACAACGAAAAACCAAACTGAAAATTCACCAAAATTATCTCTGAATTATAAAATAATGTGTAAACTATTGAAATTATACTTATACGCCCTATGCACAACATGTGTCTGTCACCTGCCCCGCCTCGACTCGCCTCGTTCGCCTCGTCTCGCCTCGCTCCTACGtacgctcgctcgctcgctctcgaTCAACAACAACTACACCTACACCACCACCAACCACCAAccacgaaacgaaacgaaatgaaacgAATCGAACCACCACCACCCCCACTAGGGCTTGGTGTATGGCAAGAGCTTGGAAAATGCCTTGGCCGTGAAACTGAAGGCCATTAGGGGACAAAAGCTGCCCGCCCTGAGGCGCGGTGATGTCCCTAGGTATTTTCCATCGTCAGGTAACGTATACTCTTTGGTTTTCATTTTACAAAATAGAGCAAACTACTGATATACTGATTACTGATATGTATGTACCATGTACTATGTAATACTCGTCGTACATCTTGATGTACTCGTATGAATGAACGTTGAGCGTATGCGTATGCAGCACCGAGCTGATGTTCTGAGAGTTCTAGAGGCACCAAGCATGATAGATTCATTTCAGCCATTTTTCGTTAGTTCGGATTTTTGGTTAATGTAATGTCGGACTCTCTCCTCCTTTTGATGGGAGTCGAGCCTCTGTGTTACTTTGATGTTCTTTCTCTATCATTTTTGGTTCGTTTTGCTTCTGATTCTCCGTTGGTTCTCAGCATGCCGCCGCTTAGCCACCAAAAGTCAACTGAATTCTAATGCCTATTCGCATAAATATGTAAACATGTTGAAGCATATTCTAATAATGGTTAATCTTTCGCAGATGAGCGCATCATTGAGTACGATATCGACAAGCTGGTCTACGAGGTGCGCTCGCCCTTCCAGAAGATTCAAATCTTACACTCAAAGACCCTGGGAAACATGCTGCTGTTGGACGAGCTTCAGAGTAAGTGCCACATAGAGGCGGCCAGGCCATCGGCAATCGATTAGCGCCAGCGTGAGCTTGAGCATGATATAATCATTTCCCACTTTTTACAGACATCGCCGAGTCCGATCTGATCTATACGGAAACCCTGATGGGTCGTGGCATTGAGAACTATGAGGGCAAGGAGATCTGCATTCTGGGTGGCGGGGACGGCGCCCTGCTGTACGAGCTGCTCAAGGAGAACCCCAAGCACGTGGTGATGCTGGAGATCGATGAGCTGGTGATGGAGGCCTGCAACAAGTATCTCAATTCGATTTGCGGCGATGTTCTGGAGAAGCGCAGGAGCGATCAGTACGAAATCGTTGTGGGCGACTGTGTGGAGTACTTGAAGAAGTTCATTGGCGAGGGCCGCAAGTTTGACTATGTGTTCGGGGACCTCACCGACATACCCATCACAGGGGCACCTGTCGGTGTCGACTGGGATTTTATTAGGACCATTTTCGAGCACTCGTTCAAGGTGCTGAAGCCCGATGGCAAGTTCTTGACCCACGGCAACGGCACCAGCTGCACTGAATCTCTGGAGCTGTTCGAGGAGCAGCTGGCACTGCTCAAGCCGAAGGTTAAGTTCACCACATCGAAGGCATTCGTTCCGTCATTCATGGAAGAGTGGCTCTTCTATCAAGTGTCTTTCGCTTGACCAGCTCAAGGCGAACGACCAGTAGCGCGACGACTAGGGGGCAAGGGAGGCCAGCCACGTATAACAGCACCACCAGCAACTACTATAAAGACGGATAATACCACAACGTGTCTCCGGAATGCTACTTCCAGCACACCATCAGCCCACAcaccagcagcatcagcaacatctGAAACATCAACAGCACCACCACACCACAACGACCAGAACAAGCCCAGAACGGAGCTTGAACTTCGAGAGCCGCTCATCAAGCTGCACTCCTACACAGTCACTCTGCACGGAGCAGCAGAAGTCAAGCCGGCGCTGCCCAAGCTCCGGCAGCGTCGTCGCCAGCTACGTGTGCACTATCACCATTCTCTGGTTTCTTAGTGGAGGCTAATGTCATCGCCATCGTCATCCGCATCGCATCGCAGCTCAAGGCATCTCTCAACAGAAGAAGAACAGAACCGAACCCAAACGCACTTCCAATGGCTGTTACTTACAATtgaaaaccaaaccaaataTTTATCCAACTCGTTTACGTTTACGATTAAGTTAGAAGTTAATTCTGTTCTCGTTCTCGTTTACTGATTATTTCACTAACTAAATTTAAGTCGAAAGTACAAGTTTTAACGACGGGGACAGGCCACACCACAATTTTACgtatttgtgtttaattaaattacttCTAAGCGTGGAATGTATGTTTGCGACTACTAGTATTTGTATCTGTAGTACATACCTACATGTGTGGGTACATACTCGTGTGTATTTCTTGTAATGTATATCCTACTACTATGTACGTTCGTAGTGCAGTGCATATGTTTAGTTTTCCATTTACGGGCAAATTTACGGAATACGGAGGAGGCAGGCTCGCCCGAGCGAGCATGTGTGCATGAGGGTGTGAGGAACGTAGCATTCGACACCATCTTTTATTGCTGTACAATTAATAATACAACCTATTTCACTTGAATTTTAAAGAAAATACTTGAAAAGTAATAAATAGTCGTACGCAGAATCAGAGTTTTGCTATATTTCCGTATTCGAATAACCTCTGGAATTGGAAGTCGGAGTAGGCTGGAATGATTAATATGATATATTTTCCAATCTTCGAACTTCTAAAACTTCATGGCGGGAACGAAGAGAAAAAACGTAAATCGAAAATAGTTTCAAATGTTCCACGCAAAATCGTTGTTGCCAGAAAACGTCTGCATGGAGTGCAAGCAGGACGAGGTAAAACTCGTGGCACGCCCTATGAATGTTGATGTCACATACTCTGCGTTATTTTCTAGCCTAGTAGAGGATAAGGTTCAATTCAATGCATTTAAATCCTTGTCGCTCATTCACTTTCAACGAATTTCTATTTGGCGCTCAAAATGATGGCCGAACCGTTTAAGGCTCTTCTTTATACCCTGGGGAAATtgatattatagaattgagaCAATTTTTGTCATCTCAAGCTCCTATTTATATATGCAGAAACTAGTCAGTTTCCGTTCTAAAgctatttcaacgatattttgcagcTTATTGTCTTCTTACAGAGACCAAGATCGATCGGGATCGAGATTTATATACAACACACAAATCATATGTTTCAATATGTCTAAAAAATATGTGtctgagaaaaggtctttattaattacgttttaaaacaGCTTGGAAAACAGTGTCTTCATATTgaattaacaaaatagggtataaAATTGCACATACTCCAGTAAAGCTACTAGTAAGAAATGACATTCCATACTCACTTACGTTGCCACTGTTTTTTTCTTTACCTTTTTGATTAAACCTTGTTCTAGACAAGATCCaaaaaagcaagtatttaaaataagctggtcaagtagaaaattgattcattaatcgaattaaattatgtgggcagggctgaagTTTCAATCTACCTAGTAATATTctacggaatatcaaaaacgaggaatatgtataatataaCTTGCACTCTTCAGTATaattacggtatatttttcaaatgagacggtatattttggtatgtTCCTGAGGGTCGATAAACTACATTTTCTCAGCTGATTCTCACTGGTGTTGACACTTCTGCCGTTTTCGGGAGAAAAGCAAAGAAAGTTGAGTGAAATAGAAGGAAGTATGGACCGGAAACTACACAGTGGCATGCACCATCCCACCCTGCGACTGCTGCAGGAGTCGGGCTGTGAAATCTCGCCTCACAACCTGATGTACCCCGTCTTCATTGTGAGCAACGACGATGATGTGCAGCCGATCGCCAGCATGCCAGGGATCTCCAGGTTCGGAGTGAACCGACTGCGGGATCACCTGGAGCCGCTGGTCAAGAAGGGACTGACCTCCGTGCTACTCTTCGGCGTGGTAGAGTCTGAACTGAAGGACGAGGAGGCCTCGAATGCGGACTCGGCGGTGAACCCTGTGGTGCGGGCCCTGCCCAAGCTGCGGGAATGGTTTCCCGACCTGCTCATTGCCTGTGACGTGTGCATCTGTCCCTATTCCTCGCACGGCCACTGCGGCCTCTTGGGCAAGGCAGGCCTGGAGAACGGACCGAGCATAAAGCGGATAGCCGAGATAGCTGTGGCGTACGGACATGCTGGGGCCCACATCGTGGCTCCCTCCGACATGATGGACAACCGCGTGCGGGCCATCAAGCAGGCCCTGATCGACGCCAGTTTGAACAGTGTCTCGCTGCTGGCCTATTCCGCCAAGTTCGCGTCCAACTTCTACGGTCCGTTCCGGGAGGCGGCTCAGTCAGCCCCCAAGTTCGGCGATCGGCGGTGCTACCAGCTGCCCAGTGGATCCCGCAGCCTGGCTATGCGCGCAATTCAGCGCGATGTCAGCGAGGGGGCGGACATGCTGATGGTGAAGCCCGGCATGCCGTACCTGGACATTCTGCGACAGACCAAGGACTCCTATCCCTACCACACACTGTACGTGTACCAGGTGTCCGGCGAGTACGCCATGCTCTATCACGCCTCTAAGGCAGGTGCCTTCGAGCTGCGCGATGCCGTGCTGGAGTCCATGCGAAGCTTCCGTCGCGCTGGGGCCGATTGCATCATTACCTACTACACCCCCTACCTGCTGGACATAATTGGCAGGACCGCCTAAAGAAACGGAAAGACTGAACCATACAAAAGTCTCAAGAAGCGTGCAATCACACAAAATACAATATATGTAACATAGGTTCCTCGGGTTTCGTCTTTAGTTTTTAGAATTGTCACTCTGTAATTCATGTGTAATCACCATTACTGGTGCTTCTGTGGCGTCGTCAGAATACACTTCCATATACGTACATACACAATTTTGTGTATCTGCGTATCTGCGTGCTTATCAATCGATCCGATTTGGAAGTCTAATGTGCGCTGTGCGCTGTGTGTTGTGTGCTGTGCGCTATGTGCCATGTGCGGATGTACTTGTGGGGCAACGCATTTCGAATTTCAATTGATTGGTCGAATATTTCACAATTTTTCAGCGGGCGAACCGGTCGAACCAGTGGGCCAGCGAAAGTGTGGTCCAGACGTTGGCATTTAACACTTTAATGTAGGCcgatttcgatttcgatttcgattaGAGATATATTTATATAACTGTATGTATGATGTGGCGAACAGTGAACACTGCCTACAGCTCTTACATGCTAGCCTAGGCCTAGTGGCTCATAAAATTGGTACACTTTCAAGTCTTACAAAACGATAAAATCACAAAATCAAATGCAATAAGTACATGAGGGGGGTCCTCAGATCGAGATAAAACAACTAATTCAAGGGGAAACTATAGCTACGTACGAATAGTCGTGAATATGTGTATATGTGGGGGAGAATACTGAGTGCGTTTTAAGGATTGATTGCGATTTATGTGGGATTATGGCTATCGCTGGGATGctgcctggcctggcctgcctgcctgcctgcctagGGGCTTTCGGTATTGTTGATCTGGCTGTGCTCGAGAATGTCCGTGTTTTGCATCGGCTCCAGGTCCGTTTCGGATATGATCTCGGCCAGCCACTGCTCGATTTGCACCGGATGGAAGGAGTCCTCGTCCCCACTGTTTGCCTCTAGGATGATCTTCAAGTTCTCGAAGTTCTTGAGGACTAAGCGCCTTCCCGGCGCTATCTGTGACCCCGACACCGACTCTGTGGcctggctttggctctgggTGTTGGTGgttgtggtggtgctgctggaTATGGACACGTCTTCTTGCCTCGGCGGCTGCACTGTGTTGGAGTTGGCATCGCAGCTAGAATCGGCGGCTGCTGTCTGCACAGACGAGGTCGTTGTGGgtgcctctggctctggctctggcacaTTGTTGTATGGGCGCCGCGGCTTCTCCTTTATGCTCTTCTTGATCTCGTTTAGCAGGCGATTGTAGAAGTCGCAGGTGACCTCGTGATTGTCAACCTCCTGAAAACGATACCCGTTCCTGGGGGTCGGTGTAGACTGGCCAGAGCTGGACTCCTGCTGCTTTGGCGGCTCCTCCACCGTCTGTGCCGCCGGCCTGGCATTCTTCTTTGACTGCTTCTTCGACTGCGAACGGGAGCTCGCATTGCTCGAATAGCTCGAGCTGGAGGCGGTTGTTGTCGGAGTGGaatgcgactgcgactgcgattGAGAGTGCGAGTGGGAGTGATCGGTGTTGCTGCTGGAGTCGGCAGACTTCACGATCGGTATCTCCGCACTGACGGCTTCCTCGGTGGCGCAGTTGATCGTCAGGCTGGCGATGTTGCGCAGGTTGATGGTGCCGTTGCAGTTGTTGATTGTGATTTTTGGTTTGAAGCGCTGCTTGCGGCCCTTGGGCTTGGTGGGGGGATCAGCCGATGGCAGCTCGAGGCAGCTGCTCTTCGACTTGGCCGTCTCTCGGCCCAGACTGGAGACAGCATCGGCTATTGACGACTCCAGCTCATCGTCCAGCTCTTCCAGATTGAGCGGCGGCACGGCCACAGGCACGTGGGAATCGCGCTTTATCTTTGACTTACGTATCAGTTCCTTGGCTTCCTGCAGCGTTATGTTGATAATGGAACGCTTGACGTTCTCCTCGACGACACTCTTGTTCCCCGAGAAGTCCACCACTATGGCCTCGGGCTGCGCCTCGTCCTCCAGGTCATAGTAGGAGATCTTGCGGTCCTGCAGGTATTTGTACATCGTATCGTGGTCGTCCAGCGGCTCGATGTAGTCCTCACTGCGCAGTCCGGTGTTCCGATAATCCTGCAGCGCCAGCTGCATGTTGCTGTTGTCCAGCAGGAAGTGGCCAAAGCTGCGAATGGCT contains:
- the LOC108152781 gene encoding spermine synthase isoform X2 — its product is MAAQTILFDFTLDSAKTGDEKQRQEVAKILRNELEHVFPQLELAYSMESPENGYFSVLHENKATIITCRIFQHGLLTVNVEYFLPAGKEPIMSFDTMRTMELILRQKLDSDRSKYLPPIKRGGYIDIYMTSSDERIIEYDIDKLVYEVRSPFQKIQILHSKTLGNMLLLDELQNIAESDLIYTETLMGRGIENYEGKEICILGGGDGALLYELLKENPKHVVMLEIDELVMEACNKYLNSICGDVLEKRRSDQYEIVVGDCVEYLKKFIGEGRKFDYVFGDLTDIPITGAPVGVDWDFIRTIFEHSFKVLKPDGKFLTHGNGTSCTESLELFEEQLALLKPKVKFTTSKAFVPSFMEEWLFYQVSFA
- the LOC108152781 gene encoding spermine synthase isoform X1, whose amino-acid sequence is MAAQTILFDFTLDSAKTGDEKQRQEVAKILRNELEHVFPQLELAYSMESPENGYFSVLHENKATIITCRIFQHGLLTVNVEYFLPAGKEPIMSFDGLVYGKSLENALAVKLKAIRGQKLPALRRGDVPRYFPSSDERIIEYDIDKLVYEVRSPFQKIQILHSKTLGNMLLLDELQNIAESDLIYTETLMGRGIENYEGKEICILGGGDGALLYELLKENPKHVVMLEIDELVMEACNKYLNSICGDVLEKRRSDQYEIVVGDCVEYLKKFIGEGRKFDYVFGDLTDIPITGAPVGVDWDFIRTIFEHSFKVLKPDGKFLTHGNGTSCTESLELFEEQLALLKPKVKFTTSKAFVPSFMEEWLFYQVSFA
- the LOC108152976 gene encoding delta-aminolevulinic acid dehydratase, whose translation is MDRKLHSGMHHPTLRLLQESGCEISPHNLMYPVFIVSNDDDVQPIASMPGISRFGVNRLRDHLEPLVKKGLTSVLLFGVVESELKDEEASNADSAVNPVVRALPKLREWFPDLLIACDVCICPYSSHGHCGLLGKAGLENGPSIKRIAEIAVAYGHAGAHIVAPSDMMDNRVRAIKQALIDASLNSVSLLAYSAKFASNFYGPFREAAQSAPKFGDRRCYQLPSGSRSLAMRAIQRDVSEGADMLMVKPGMPYLDILRQTKDSYPYHTLYVYQVSGEYAMLYHASKAGAFELRDAVLESMRSFRRAGADCIITYYTPYLLDIIGRTA
- the LOC108152974 gene encoding uncharacterized protein LOC108152974 gives rise to the protein MYLRSNTCRKFKKTESSRENALCLRNPSRERVVAMDKILEEVKGNVQKKFNEVRAALHMREKLLLRQLEVIANTQQQQMQLKASPVDSADSADQGGVRFITGDGDEEEKLLAAIRSFGHFLLDNSNMQLALQDYRNTGLRSEDYIEPLDDHDTMYKYLQDRKISYYDLEDEAQPEAIVVDFSGNKSVVEENVKRSIINITLQEAKELIRKSKIKRDSHVPVAVPPLNLEELDDELESSIADAVSSLGRETAKSKSSCLELPSADPPTKPKGRKQRFKPKITINNCNGTINLRNIASLTINCATEEAVSAEIPIVKSADSSSNTDHSHSHSQSQSQSHSTPTTTASSSSYSSNASSRSQSKKQSKKNARPAAQTVEEPPKQQESSSGQSTPTPRNGYRFQEVDNHEVTCDFYNRLLNEIKKSIKEKPRRPYNNVPEPEPEAPTTTSSVQTAAADSSCDANSNTVQPPRQEDVSISSSTTTTTNTQSQSQATESVSGSQIAPGRRLVLKNFENLKIILEANSGDEDSFHPVQIEQWLAEIISETDLEPMQNTDILEHSQINNTESP